CGGCCGCGGTGCCCTCGACGTTGAGCCTGGCGTCGTGCGCCGGGTCGGTGACGCTCTTGCGCACGCTGATCTGCGCGGCCAGATGGCAGACGACCTCCGGCTGCAGCTCGGCCATCAGCCCGATCAGCGCCGGGTCCCTGATATCCAGCTCGTGCAGCCGGAACCGGTCGCTGCGCGCGGCCTCCAGCAGATTGTCGCGTGAGCCGGACGACAGGTCGTCCACGACGTGCACCTCGTGCCCGTCGGCCAGGAGGCGATCGACGAGATGAGAACCGATGAAGCCGGCACCCCCGGTGACCAGTACGCGCATGGAGGAGATCCTAGTCCGCCAGCTCGGACCTCACCTGCGCGATCCGGGCCAGGACCTTCGAGCGCAGGTCCGCCGGGACGGGGTCGCAGCCGCAGTGCTTGTGCACGAGCGCCTTGATCGCCTTGTCGAGGTCGTACTCCTTCAGGCACGGGCTGCACTCGTCGAGGTGCACGCGGATCTCCGCGACGTCCCCCTCGGTCAGCTCACCGTCGAGGTAGGAGTACACCTTGTCGAGGACCTCGCGACAGTCGGTGTCGTGCGGGTTGCCACAGCTCATTTCGATCCCTCCGCCGGGACCAGGCCACGCTCGCGAGCATAGTCCTCAAGGAGGCCCCGGAGCTGCCTGCGTCCTCTGTGCAGCCTCGACATCACGGTGCCGATCGGAGTGCCCATGATGTCGGCGATCTCCTTATAAGGGAAGCCTTCGACGTCTGCCAGGTAGACGGCGATCCTGAACTCCTCGGGCAGGGCGGCCAGCGCCTGCTTGATGTCACCGTCGGGCAGGTGCTCCAGCGCCTCCACCTCGGCGGACTTCAGCCCGCTCGAGGTGTGGGACTCGGCGCGCGCGAGCTGCCAGTCCTCGATCTCCTCGGTGCCCGACTGCTTCGGCTCCCGCTGCTTCTTGCGGTAGCTGTTGATGAAGGTGTTGGTCAGGATCCGGTAGAGCCACGCCTTGAGGTTCGTGCCCTGCTGGAACTGGTGGAACGACGCGAACGCCTTGGCGAAGGTCTCCTGTAGCAGGTCCTCCGCGTCCGCGGGATTTCGGGTCATCCGGAGCGCGGCGGAGTAGAGCTGTTCGAGATACGGCATGACGTCGCGCTCGAATCGCTCGCTTCGCTGCTCCAGCGTCTCCGCGCCTGTCGCGGGCACCGGACCCACCCCCCTAAGATCACCGGTGGCCGGCTGTGGCGGAACACCGTACTCAGGGGAGGATACCCGCTGGCCCGCGACCACCCGGTCAGCGGGCTGGGGTTCTACCAATGTGAGCATGCTCGTCGCAACACGCCCGCGCCCTTGTCTGTTCCCGCAAGATAGAAGGTACGAAGGACCCGGTGCGGGGAACGTCATACGTACCGGCTGGTAGCCCTTTTTCCGGAACCCAGGAGTCGCGTGTGCTGCCCATTCCGGCCGAGGAACTGAACGGCTCAGGGACGCTCGGGCCGTACTGGACCTTCTACCGCGCCGTCGCCGCCGAACAACTCAACCGATGGCTCCCCGGCGAACCCTCAGTGATCCTCGATCTCTCCGGCGGCCGCGGCAAGTGGTCCGGTCAGGCCGCCAGACTGGGGCACAGGGTGATCGAGGTGCTCGACTTCCGCCGGACCCCCGACGGGCTGTCGCGGCTGCGCGACGCCGACCGCGTCCGCCATGTACGCGCCGACGACCTGGCCTTCCTGCCCGACGCGAGCGTCGACGCGGTGCTCGCCGAGGAACGCGTGATGTCGATCGAGCTGATGGCCGAGTCGGCGATGAACGACGTGGCCAGGGTGCTGCGGCCGGGCGGGCGGGCGCTGGTGTGCGTCGACTCGCTGGTGCTGGGCATGGCGATCCTGGCCGAGCAGGAGCAGTGGCAGCACCTGCGGCAGACCGGCGAGGTCATGCTCGTGCCCTGGCCCGACGGCAGCATCACGCGCTGCTTCAGCAGCGGGCAGCTGCGCGAGCTGCTGATCGGGGCGGGGCTGGAGGTCGAGTGGATGCGCCCGCGCACGGTGCTGTCGCCGTCCACGGTGGACCATGTGCTGAGCTCCGATGCCCGGGCGCTCAACTATCTGGTGCGCACCGAGCTCGAAGCCCAGCCCAACGACGACGACACGGTGGGCATCCACCTGGTCGCCAGCGCCCGCCGTCCCGACTAGGGGCGACTGAGCGGCGGGCGCCCGCCGTCCCGGTTTCGGGGTGATCCGCCGTCTGGGGTGACCCGCCGCGGTCGCCGCGCCGCCGTTCTTCGTGTCCGGCGGCGGCTGTGGCGTGGGCCCCGCGGGCGCTCAGCGGCGGCGCTCCTGCTTGCCCTGGCACTGCACGCAGCGCGCGGCCTCCGGACGGGCCTCCAACCGGCCCTCCGGCACCGGGCTGCCGCAGTCGACGCACCTCCCGTACACGCCTTCGTCGATGCGCTTCAGCGCCTCCATGATCGCCTGGCGTTGCGTCGTGGCCACGGTCAGCATGGCCTGAGCGCGATCGGCATCGGTCAGATCGGAGCCGGCGTCCGCCGCGGAGTGCTCACGTACGGCGACGGGATCCCCCTGGAGGACCCCGATCGAACGGTCCAGCTCCGCGAGCATTTCTTCCAGCCGCTCACGAGCGGTCGTGACGTCCACGAATCCGCACCTCCGGGTAAATGAGGGCAACCCGCGGCTAGGACTCCCCGGATGTCCCGCCCGGTGCAATTAGGGGGCATTTCTGGCGGTGACACCGAGTAGACGGATGCATCGCTTTCCTCACCGGATGCCCACTAACCGCGCTTCTTACACCTTTAGAAAAGCGCGGTTTCCTCCTCCTCAGGGAGAGGTTTGATGAGGTCCGGGCCATTGTTCCGTACGTTGTTGACATCCGTGGACACGGCGTACGCGGTGAGCCGCCCAGGCTCGGCGGGCACCAGCAGCCGCCCCGCCTGCTCGGTGTCGGTGAGCTTGGGGTCGAGCCACTCCGCCCAGTGCTCCTGGTCGATCATCATGGGCATCCTGTCGTGGATGCGGCCGAGCTGGTCCTCGGCGTTGGTCGTGATGACGGTGCAGGTCACGAGCCACTTGAGCGGGTCGTCGTCCTCCCGGGACGGGTCCTTCCAGAACTCGTACAGGCCCGCCATCGCCAGCACCCCGCCGTCGGCGGGATGGATGAAGTACGGCTGCTTCTTCTTCTTTTCGCCCTCGACGGGCATCCACTCGAAGTAGCCGTCGGCCGGCAGCAGGCACCTGCGCTTGGCGAACGCCTGCCGGAACGACGGCTTCTCCGCCAGCGTCTCGGCCCTGGCGTTGATCATCCTGGAGCCGATCGACGGGTCTTTGGCCCACGCCGGCACCAGGCCCCACTTGACGACCCTGAGCTGCCGCACCGCCCGCTCGGCCTCCTTGGGCACGCGGCTCAGCACGGCGTAGACGTTCTTGGTGGGCGCGACGTTGTAGTCGGGGCCGAGCTCCTTGTCGGGCTCGGCGTCCTGCTCGACCTGGAACTCCTCGAGCAACTCGTGCTTCTTGCGCGCCGACGCGTATCTACCGCACATGACCCCACACTGCCACGTCATGCCTCCGACCGCATGCCCCCACCTCCCCACCAGCCCGTCCACAGGCTGCGCCAGCCACCACAGCCGCCCACTCACACGCCACGACGGGCACGCCAGCCGCCCACCCAACACGCTCCTACAGCCACGCCAGCCGCCCACCCAACACGCTGCTACAGGCACGCCAGCGGTTCACCCACAGCAGTGACAGACACGCCAACCCCCATCCGCACACTGCGACAGCCACACCAATCGCCCGTCCACAGGCGGCGGCAGGTCCCGCCACCCCTCCTCCACAGGCGGCGACAGACACACCACCCGTCGTCCACAAGCCGTGACCCCCTCCCCGCCACGACCAGTACTCTTTGACCATGCCCGCTCCGCACTGGCCCGCACCGACGGCGACCACCCCGGTCACCGCCACCGTCCCACTGCCCGGCTCCAAATCGGTGACCAACCGCGCGCTCCTCCTCGCCGCGCTCGCCGACGGCCCGGGAGTCGTGCGCCAGGCGCTGCGCAGCCGCGATGCGGACCTGATGGTGGCGGCGCTGCGAGCCCTCGGCACGACGCTGGTGTCCACGCGCGAGACCTCAGCGGGCGTCGACTGGCAGGTCACACCGGGCCCGGTCCGCGGCGGCGCCCACATCGACGTCGGCCTGGCGGGCACGGTCATGCGGTTCGTGCCCCCGGTGGCCGCCCTGGCCGACGGCCCGGTCTCCTTCGACGGCGACCCGCACGCCCGCAAGCGCCCCATGGGCCCGATCCTCGACGCCCTGCGCTCACTCGGCGCCAGGATCGACAACGACGTGCTCCCGTTCACGATCAGCGGGCCGCTGCCGGGCGGCGAGGTCACCCTCGACGCGTCCGGTTCCTCACAGTTCGTCTCGGGCCTGCTGCTGGCAGCGGCACGCTTCGAGAAGGGCATCACGATCCGCCACGTGGGCCCGCCGGTGCCCTCGCTGCCGCACATCGAGATGACCGTGGAGATGCTGAGAGCGGTGGGCGTCCGGGTCGACGCCGGTGAGCGCAACGTGTGGCGGGTGGAGCCCGGCCCCATCGCGGCCAGGGACATGACGGTGGAGCCCGACCTCTCCAACGCGGCCCCGTTCCTCGCCGCGGCCCTGGTGACGGGCGGCACGGTCACGATCCCCGCCTGGCCACTGCGCACCACCCAGGCAGGCGACGCCCTCCGCGACCTCCTCACCACCATGGGCGCCACAGTCACCCGCACGCAAGCGCCCCCCGCCACCACCTCGGCGACGCCGGGCACCACCGACCCGGCGGGCTCCGGCACCGCCAACCCGACAAGCTTCGGCACCGCCGACTCGGCGAAATCCGGCACCGCCAGTCTGACGGGCTCTGGCTCCAGCAGCCCGGCGGCGTCGGTCACCACCGACCTCGTGGTCACGGGCACCGGCCGGATCACCGGCATCGACACCGACCTGCGTGACGTGGGCGAGCTGACCCCGACGATCGCCGCCCTCGCAGCCCTGGCCTCGACCCCCAGCCGCATCCGGGGCGTGGCCCACCTGCGCGGCCACGAGACCGACCGCCTCGCCGCACTCGCCACCGAGATCAACCGTCTGGGCGGCGACGCCGAGGAGACCGAGGACGGTCTCATCATCCGCCCCCGCCCGCTCCACGGCGGCATCTTCCACAGCTACGACGACCACCGCATGGCCACGGCCGGCGCGGTCATCGGTCTGGCCGTGCCGGAGGTGCAGGTGGAGAACATCGCGACGACCGCCAAGACCTTGCCGGAGTTCGTCCGGATGTGGACGGCGATGCTGGAAGCCCGATGACCTCCGCGATCAGCGCCGCCCGGCACCGTCCCCCGGCGGCTGGTTTCACCCGCAGCACGTCGGGCACTTCGGTGAAGGGCGGCACGTGACAGCGCGCTGCCCGCATGGCGACCAGAAGATCCACCAGCACCACCCCGCCACCCGTCCGAGCCAGGGTGGCGTCCGCGACACCGACACCGGCTACACCTACACGCACACGTCCAGCACCGCCCGCACGTGCCGTCCCTTCACGAGCCCCGTGCAGCGGCGCTCCACAGAGCACGGCGACGCGGCCCCCGCGGGGCACGGCCACGTCGAACGGCCCTCAGCAGGGCGCGACCACGGCGGGCAGCGCTCGACGGGGCCCGGCCACGCCGGCCGGCGCCCTACAAGGCGCGGTGACCGGCGCGTCGCAAGGCACGATCACGGCGACCGACGCACCGCAAGGCACGGCCACGGCGACCGGCTCGCCATGGGGCACGGTGACGGCGGTCGGCACATCACCAGCACAGGCACCACAGCACGAAGCAGGACCATCGGCACCACCGCAGGAAGCAAGACCATCAGCACCACCGCACGAGGCACGACCATCAGCACCACCGCATGGAGCATGACCACCAGAGCAAGACCACCGCAGGGGCCAGCACCAGCACCACTATCAACACAGTTCCAAGCACAGAGGGGAAGCGAGCGCATGGGAGCGGACCGCTGAGAAAGCGGGAGTACGACGAGGACGACGTACGGGTCAGGCCGGGCAAGGGATCCCGCCCCAGGACCCGGATCCGTCCTGCGCACGAGGACGCCGTGGAAGGGTTCGTGGTGGCCGTCGACCGGGGCCGCTACACGACGCTGGTCGAGCCGGAGCGCCCGAAGGGCTCGGCCCAGAAGCGCAAGCCGCCGCAGCGCCGGCTCGTGGTGGCCATGAAGGCCCGCGAGCTGGGCCGCAAGGGCATCGTCGTGGGCGACAGGGTGGCCCTTGTCGGAGACGTCTCCGGCCGCCCGGACACGCTGGCCAGGGTCGTACGCGTGGAGCCGCGCACCTCGATGCTGCGCCGCTCGGCCGACGACACGGACGACACCGACGGCATCGAGCGCCCTGTCGTGGCCAACGCCGACCAGCTCGTCATCGTGACCGCCCTGGCAGACCCGCCGCCGCGGCCCCGCATGATCGACCGGATCCTCGTGGCGGCCTTCGACGCCGAGATCGACACCCTGCTCTGCCTCACCAAGTCCGACCTCGCGCCGCCCGACGAGCTGGTGGCACTCTACGAGCCGCTGGGCGTCTCGCACGTCGTGGTTCACAAGGGCGGCTCGCTGGACGAGCTGCGCGAGCACCTCGCCGGCCGCATCAGCGTCCTGGTGGGCCATTCGGGCGTCGGCAAGTCGACGCTGGTCAACGCCCTCGTCCCGGATGCCAACCGCGCCGTCTCCCACGTCAACGCCGTCACCGGCCGGGGCCGCCACACCTCCACCTCGGCCGTGGCCCTGGAGCTGCCGGAGGGAGGCTGGATCATCGACACACCCGGTGTGCGGAGCTTCGGCCTGGCGCACGTGTCGGTGGAGACGGTGCTGGCGGCGTTCCCCGACCTGGTGGAGGGCACGGTGGAGTGCCCGAAGGGCTGCACGCATCTGGGCGACGACTGCGCGCTCGACGCGTGGGTGGCGGCGGGCAAGGCCGACCCCGCCCGCCTGGAGTCCCTCCGCCGCCTGCTGTCCAGCCGCGAGGGCACCTCGGACGACTCCACAAGCTCCCGCCGCGAGGGCACCTCGGACGACTCCACAGGGTCCGGTCGTGAGGGCACCTCGGACGACTCCACGCGGTCCCTCCGCGAAGGCAACGTGGAGGACCGATCAGGGGCCCACGACGAGGACGCCACCGGCGACACGCCCGCACCCCACCGCGACCCCGTCCAGAACGACGCCTCCTGACGCGCTCCACGGCCTCTGAGCCTTCATCGCCCCGCTCCGAAGCCGACGCGGCTCTCAGTGCCAAACGTGCCGTCACGTCAATCGCCGAGACGCCGCACCACGCGCTACAACGCGACACCGTGAGCGGCGGAGCCAGCGCGCGGGCTACAGCGCCACGCCACGAGCCGTCGAGACGACGCCGCACCACGCGCTACAGCGCGACACCACGAGCCGCCCTGCGCTACAGCACACCCTCGTTGGGCCCAGCACGCCCACACGCCACGCGCTCCAGCCCCTCCCCAGATCCATAACGCGGCGCTACACGCAGAGGCCCAGCCCCGTAGCCACAGGGACGACGCCCGAAATCCCGAACGCACGACCTCACAACCCACCCGCCACACGCAAAGCCGAAGCGCGACAAGTCACTGCCAGGCCAGCTCCCACCACCCGACGGCCCGAAGAGACCCCAACACCTGAAGCAGATCGGTCTGCGTCGTAACACTGCTCCGAACCCTCACCGAAGCCCCACCCCATTCCGCAGCCAACCCCACATCCACATCCTCATCATCAACCCAAACCCCCGGCACCACCTCACGACAAGCATCCAAACGCACATGCCCCTCCACACACCTCTCCCGAGCCCCCACACCCCCCATGGCCCGAACATCAACCTCCAGCGCCTCCCCCCGCGCTGACTCGTACCGAAGCGACAACTCCCCACCAGAGACATTGACGTAAGCAAGCCGATACCCAGGCACCTCCGGCACAACGACAGGAATCCCCGCACGAGCAGCCGCTGCCCCTTGCCCCAACGCGACGACCCACCCCCTCCCCAAAACCCCTGCCAGCCCCAGCACCCCCACCACCGCGACCACGACCACCCGCGTCCGAAGCCGGACCGGCAGCATCGCGGCAGCGGCGAGGGCGAAGCCGAGCGCGCCGACGCCCATGAAGGCCAGTCGACTCCCCCACTCACCCAGGTTCGTGCTGACGGCGGGCGAGACCAGCACCAGCAGCAGCAACAACCCCACAGCGACCGGCCCCATGACCGACATCAGCCACCACCGGGGCAACTTCGCCCAGAGAGACAGCAACATGCTCACGGGAAACGGCCCGACCACCATGACCAGGGCCGCGAGCAGATCCTCCTGCTGCAGTGCCAGATCGGAGAGTGCGTCCTCGGCGAGCCCGATCACGGCCCCCACCAGGGCGGCCCGAAGTAAGACGGACATACCTGAGCATGGCCCATGCTCAGGTGACCAAGTCAAGCGCCGCACCGGAGAGCCGACTACGAAGGCCGAGCGGGCCGGTTCGGCCGGAGGGTCCAGGTGACGGTCAGGGCGGACACCACGGCGCCGTCGGCATTGGTGATCTCCACGGCCACGTCGAACACCGGCCGCTCCCCCGCGTCCAGCTTCGCCACCACCTCATCACGCGAGGCCAGCAGCCGCGCCTCGGCCCGCACCTGCCCCACCGCCACCTTCCGGTACTCGATGGTGGCCGTGGTGGGCAGCGGCACCGCCCGGCTCAGCTGGTCACCGAGCGACGACAGCACGGCGGCCCCCGAGGCGGACTCGGCGAGCGTGAAGAGTACCCCGGCGTGCGGCCCTGACACGTGGTTGTGGAGTTCCGGACGGTCCGGAACGTGGCAGACCGCCCGTCCGTCCGCCACCGTGTCGAAAACGATCCCCAAAGTCCGGGCAAACGGAACTGTATCCAGCAGCAAGCCACCGATATCTACCGACATACCGCACATGCTACTGGCCAGTAACTGGAATGCGAGTTACCAGAAAAGGGGCGTTAGTGACTGATGTTCTGCATAGCCGACACGGTAGCGTGGGCGACCGTGCAGGGTTATAACGATGATCTTCGCCTCGCGCATGTCATGGCGGACGCCGCCGATGACCTGACCATGCGGCGGTTCAAGGCGGTCGACCTGAAGGTCGAGACCAAGCCCGATCTGACGCCGGTCAGCGACGCCGACCGCGCGGTGGAGGAGGCCATCCGGGGCACGCTGCGCCGTGCCAGGCCCCGCGACGCGGTGGTGGGCGAGGAGTTCGGCAAGACCGGGTGGGGCGCCCGGTCCTGGATCATCGACCCCATCGACGGCACCAAGAACTACGTGCGCGGCGTACCGGTCTGGGCCACGCTGATCGCGCTCATGGAGTACGGCAGGGTGGTCGTCGGCCTGGTGTCGGCCCCCGCCCTCGGCCGGCGCTGGTGGGCGGCGGCCGAGGGCGGCGCGTGGACGGGCAAGAGCCTGACCAAGGCGTCCCGGATGCGGGTGTCGTCGGTGTCGGCGCTGGAGGACGCCTCGTTCTCCTACTCGAGCTTCGGCGGCTGGGAGAAGCGCGGCAAGCTCGACAACTTCCTCGACCTCAGCCGCGCCTGCTGGCGCACGCGGGCATACGGCGACTTCTGGTCGCACATGATGGTCGCCGAGGGCTCGGTGGACCTGTCGGCCGAGCCGGAGCTGTCCCCGTGGGACATGGCGGCGCTCACCGTGATCGTCGAGGAGGCCGGCGGCGTCTGGACCGACACCGCCGGCGTGAAGGGCCTGGAGGGCGGCAGCCTGGTCTGCACGAACGGTGTCCTGCACGACGAGGTGATCAACCGCCTCAACGGCACCACGATCAGAAGCTAGCCCCGGGGCCGCAGCAGCCCCGCCCGCGACCGGATGGCCTCGGTGGCGGCGTTCAGCTCCCGTTCATCCTTGATGGTCACATTCCCCTCGTACGTGACCCCGCTCGGCGGGTCGTCGTGCCCCAGCGGATCGGCGTCCCAGAAGTTGCCCCGGAAGGTGACGTTCTCCAGCGGCGGCCCCACATGCAGGACGGACGTGTTGTCGGCGCGCATGACCACGTTCTCCTCGACGATCACCCCGCTGGCCCCGTAGTCGAGGTAGAGCCCGAAGTTGTACGGCGTGCGCGTGTCCACGATCACGTTCCCCCGCACCTCGGCCCCCTTCTCCTGAGGCCCGCTCAAATACACCCCGCCCCCGTCGGCCAGCACCTGCATGGTGCCGGCGGTGAGGTTGCGCAGGATCCTGGTGCCCTCGCCGGGCCCGGCGACGATGCCGCAGTGCGGCACCTCCCCGACCTCGTTGTGCGCGACCACGCAGTCCCGCGTGCCGGTCACGGCGATCCCCGGCGACCCGCTGAACTCCAGCCCGACCCGCCGCACCCGGTTGTCCTCCACGGTGGTCGCCCGGCTGCCGGAGACCACGACGCCACCGGCCGACAGCGTGTCGAACTCGCAGCCGCGCACTCTCAGCCCTTCACCCCCGGAGACGCCCAGCCCGGACGCCCCGAGCCGGGTGAACCGGCAGCCCTCGACCGCCACGCCGGCCGTGTCCTCGAACCGCACACACGCGGGAATCGTGACGGAAGCCGTAGGATACGTCACGGAGGCGCCTTCGCCCAGGACGGCAGTCTCCACCCCGCCGCCCTCGTAGTAGCCGCTCCCGTGGTAGTGCACGAACCCTTCGGGACGGCCGGGCCGCAGCCAGGTGGCGTCCGCGAAAATCAGCCCCCTGAACGCCACCTCCCGCGCCCCCGCGACCCGCACCAGCGTCTCCAGGACCGGCGCGACCACCGTCGTCCGCGCGGGGTCCTCCCCGGGCAGCGGCAGGTACATCAGCACGTGCTCCCCCGGGCGCGACCGGTCGAGCACGAAGGTGCCCGGCTCGCGCAGGAAGCCCGGATCGTTCTCGATCGCCGTCGGCAGCCCGGGGCCGTGGGAGGTGTTGCCCTCCCAGGTCGAGTTGTACAGCTCCATGGCCCAGCCGAAGCCGGGCTGTGCCATGGTGATCACCGTTCTGCCCCCGTCGTCGGCGGCGGCCCCGGCCATCCCCAGCCGCGCCTCCGTCCACGGGTAGACGCCCCGGTACACGAACTCGGCGCCCCGCCAGCCGAGCGGCTCCGCGCTGTCGGTGACGTAGCCGGTCGCGGTCGCCTCCGCCGCTCCCGGCAGGCCGGGGATCGCGGCCCGCGCGGCCCGCCGCCCGTCCACGTAGAGCTGGCGGACCTCCAGGTCGCCGACCTCTGCCAGCCAGACGCCGTCGCGCTCGCGCCACCCGGTGATCGGCCGGCCGCCGCTCACCACCGCCTCCTCCTGCTCGGCGGTGCCGTAGCCGTACGCCTCGTAGACCGTCCCCGAGTCGGCCTCCGTGAGCTCGAACGGCCGGGTCAGCACGTGCGTGCCGGCCCGGAGCCGGACGACCGCCCCGCCCGCGACCTCGCGGGCCGCGGAGCGGGCCCGCTCCAGAGTCCTGAAGGGACGCTCGGCGGAGCCCTGCCAGGAGTCGTCCCCCGCAGGAGACACATGGAACATCTCAGCCACCTCCACCTTGTTTATGCCGTACACATCGGAGTACACCATAAACTATGAGCCATGCCAACGAGCCAGAATCCGGTCGAGCTGTTGTGGCGCGAGGAGGAGCCGGAGCCGCGCCCCGGCCTGAGCGTGGGCAGGATCGTGCGCGCCGCCGTCGAGCTGGCCGACGCCGAGGGCCTGGAGGGCCTGTCCATGCGCAAGGTCGCCGACCGGCTCGGCTTCACCACCATGTCGCTCTACCGCCACGTGCCCGGCCGCGACCAGCTCGTCGAGCTGATGAGCGACGAGGTGATGCGCGAGCACCCGGAGCCGCCGCCGCCCGAGCAGGGCTGGCGCGCCCGGCTGGAGGCCATCGCCAGGCAGGCGTGGGAGATCCGCAAGCGGCACCCCTGGCTGGCCGAGGTGCGCGGCACCCGCCGCCTGCCCGGCCCGCACGCCGTCGCCCACTACGACGACCTGCTCGCCACGCTGACCGGCACCGCGCTCAGGCCGTCCGAGGTGATCGCCGCCGTCGGCCTGCTCGGCCGCTTCGTGGACGCCGAGGCGCTGGTCCTGGTCGAGACGCTGCGCGAGGAGCGCCGCAGCGGCATGTCCGAGCAGGAGTGGTGGGGCGGCCGCGACGACCTGTACGAGCGCCTCGACCGCTACCCCGCCATCACGCACCTGTGGGAGTCCGGCGGCTGGGACGACCCGGAGGACTCCTTCGAGTTCGGCCTGCGCCGGCTCCTGGACGGCATCGAGGCCCTCATCCAGGAGCGTGAGGAAACCCGTGACGAAACCTGCCAGGAGTGCGGCAAGCCGCTGGACCCGGCCGCGTCAGGCCGTCCCCGCGTCTACTGCTCACGCGCGTGCCAGCAGCGCGCCTACCGCAGGAGGAAGACCGGCTAGCCTCCGTAGGAGGAAGACCGGCTAGCCTCCGCACAGGAGAAGGACCGGCTAGAGCGCCAGCACGCGGCGCACCGCACCCATCAGGCTCTCCCGGTAGGACCCGCCGTACAACACCACGTGCACGAGCAGCGGATGCAGCTGGTGCAACGGCACCCGCTGCCGCCACCCCTCCGCAGGCGGCCACTCCTCCCGATAGGCCCCCAGCACCCGATCCAGGTACGGCAGCCCGAACAGCTCCAGCATCGCCAGATCCGTCTCCCGATGCCCGCCATGGGCCGCGGGATCGATCAGCACCCCGTCCCCGCCGGACCACAACACGTTCCCGCTCCACAGATCCCCGTGGATCCGCGCCGGCGGCTCCGGCGGCCCCGCCACCTCGGCGAACCGCTCCACGGCCCGCTCCACCAGCGCGGCGTCGGAGGCAGGCAACCGGGCCAGCCGCAGGAACGGCAGCACCCGCCGTTCACCGTAGAACGACGGCCAGTCGGCGCACGGCGCGTTGTCCATCGGCAGCTCGGCGATGAACCCGGCCCACGGCGCGCCGAAGCCGGGTGCCCCGGCCCGGTGCAGCCGCGCCAGCGATCGGCCGAACCGTTCGGCCGCCGCCGCGTCGGGCCGCTCCTGGCGTACCCAGGACAGCACGAGCCGGTCGGGACCCACCTCGATCACCTCCGGCACCGCGGCGGCCTCGCCCAGCCAGCGCAGCCCCGCGGCCTCCGAGGCGAACACCTCGGAGGCGCCGCCGCTCTTGGCGAACACCTCGCGCCCGTCGTCCAGCACACCCCGCCGCAGCCGCCAGCCGTGCGAGGAGCCGAGATCCTCAGTGA
The nucleotide sequence above comes from Nonomuraea gerenzanensis. Encoded proteins:
- a CDS encoding TetR/AcrR family transcriptional regulator — translated: MPTSQNPVELLWREEEPEPRPGLSVGRIVRAAVELADAEGLEGLSMRKVADRLGFTTMSLYRHVPGRDQLVELMSDEVMREHPEPPPPEQGWRARLEAIARQAWEIRKRHPWLAEVRGTRRLPGPHAVAHYDDLLATLTGTALRPSEVIAAVGLLGRFVDAEALVLVETLREERRSGMSEQEWWGGRDDLYERLDRYPAITHLWESGGWDDPEDSFEFGLRRLLDGIEALIQEREETRDETCQECGKPLDPAASGRPRVYCSRACQQRAYRRRKTG
- a CDS encoding right-handed parallel beta-helix repeat-containing protein, whose protein sequence is MFHVSPAGDDSWQGSAERPFRTLERARSAAREVAGGAVVRLRAGTHVLTRPFELTEADSGTVYEAYGYGTAEQEEAVVSGGRPITGWRERDGVWLAEVGDLEVRQLYVDGRRAARAAIPGLPGAAEATATGYVTDSAEPLGWRGAEFVYRGVYPWTEARLGMAGAAADDGGRTVITMAQPGFGWAMELYNSTWEGNTSHGPGLPTAIENDPGFLREPGTFVLDRSRPGEHVLMYLPLPGEDPARTTVVAPVLETLVRVAGAREVAFRGLIFADATWLRPGRPEGFVHYHGSGYYEGGGVETAVLGEGASVTYPTASVTIPACVRFEDTAGVAVEGCRFTRLGASGLGVSGGEGLRVRGCEFDTLSAGGVVVSGSRATTVEDNRVRRVGLEFSGSPGIAVTGTRDCVVAHNEVGEVPHCGIVAGPGEGTRILRNLTAGTMQVLADGGGVYLSGPQEKGAEVRGNVIVDTRTPYNFGLYLDYGASGVIVEENVVMRADNTSVLHVGPPLENVTFRGNFWDADPLGHDDPPSGVTYEGNVTIKDERELNAATEAIRSRAGLLRPRG
- a CDS encoding fructosamine kinase family protein, which codes for MRVTEDLGSSHGWRLRRGVLDDGREVFAKSGGASEVFASEAAGLRWLGEAAAVPEVIEVGPDRLVLSWVRQERPDAAAAERFGRSLARLHRAGAPGFGAPWAGFIAELPMDNAPCADWPSFYGERRVLPFLRLARLPASDAALVERAVERFAEVAGPPEPPARIHGDLWSGNVLWSGGDGVLIDPAAHGGHRETDLAMLELFGLPYLDRVLGAYREEWPPAEGWRQRVPLHQLHPLLVHVVLYGGSYRESLMGAVRRVLAL